In the genome of Ammoniphilus sp. CFH 90114, the window GAATGTTCATACCACGGAAGCCAAAGAAGCCATTGATATTCTTCAGGAGCAATATGCTTCGGTTGTGGAGGTTCGTGTTGTAGATTGTTTCCGGAGATGCTTACAATGCAGAGTTAGGCCATTCTGTCGTATTCAACTAGAGACCATTGAAGCAGAGGGAGCAAACGAATTAGTAGAGAAAGTTCTAGAGAATATAAAAGGCTAGGGTGTGCCGTACACTCTTTATCACAGCTGAGTGTAGTGATATGATAGAACATACTGAGTGAATCTAAATTGAGTGAGGTGCAAAAATGAAAATTACAGATGCCGCAAGAGATATGATCCAAGGGGTACTAACGGAAAATGGAGCTAAGAATATTCGTGTGTTCTTTGCTGG includes:
- a CDS encoding DUF1450 domain-containing protein — encoded protein: MAKFCERNVHTTEAKEAIDILQEQYASVVEVRVVDCFRRCLQCRVRPFCRIQLETIEAEGANELVEKVLENIKG